The sequence AAAACAACAACGCCGACCCAAACAACCGCCCCATACATCCTTGCAAACCTTTCAAATCATCCCCCGCTGACCAACCAGTCAGATTGATAATTAAAGTACCAAGTTTATTAAAAATTGTATCTTTTTTGACGGCATAGCGGCGGGTAATACCGATGGCGCAGGTTAATTCATCCAGGTAATCTCAAATGATTGATGGGAAGCACCAAATTACTCAAAGCCAGAATAAAGCCACGCACTGCTATCATCACCCTAAACGGGAATAGCATCGGGATCGCAGGTGCACCGCCCCCATCCTTGATTCTGCGGAATGTTTGTTCCTGCATCGAATCGGCTGGCTCAATCCTTAGCTCTTGAAGTATGAAATTTTAAGTATGAAATTTTTACTCACGATTCAAGTGAGACTGCCGGATAACTGGGCTTGCCATACCGAGGAATCCAGGGTCGTATCTACTGTTGTTACCAAAGGTAATTCGGCTGGGGTAAAAGGCTCCCATTGTTGCAATTGTTGTGTTAATAAATCTGCCGTTGCATCCGCAATATCCCCGGTACGCAAACGCAATCGCTCTCGCAACACTTCTACGGGGGCTTGCACATGAATGATTCGCACAAAGACAGTTAAATTTTCCACCTTTTTTAATACCTCTTGCCGCAAATGTACCCGGTCGTATTTGGCATCCAAAACCACCGATTGCCCCTCAGATAAGAGCGCCAAAGCCACGCGCAATAATTCCTCATAGGTACGCTCAGTCATGGCGGGGGTATAGAGTTCCGCACCGCCTTTTTCGTGCAAATCAATTCCTGCCAAATGCTTCCGCACCGCATCCGAACGGATATGAATTGCCCCATAAGTTTGGCTGAGATACCGGGCAACCGTAGATTTTCCCGCCCCCGATAAACCCGCCATCACCCACAACCGGGGCGTTAACCACTGACTATAATGCCAGGCGAATTGGTAATAGCGAATCGCTGTGGTTTTTGCAGATTCCCGCAAGGACGCTGGTGCCCCCGCATCACTCGCTAAAAAAGAATTTACCTTCGCCCGAATATACGCCCGGATACTGCAATAAAACGGGAGTAATCTTGCCGCTAAATAGTCCCCGGTTAATTCTAAATAGCGATTCAAAAAGGCATAGGCTAAATCCCTGCGCCCCCGAAACTCTAAATCCATGACCAAAAAGGCGACATCATACACCGTATCGGTCAGGCGAAATTCCTCATTAAATTCAATACAATCAAATACACAGGCGCGTCCCTCAAAAAAACAGATATTCCCCAGATGTAAATCCCCGTGACATTCCCGGATTTTCCCCAGGTTTTGCCGCTCGATAAACCAATCCCGATGTTGGGTTAAATAAGTATCCGTAAACTCCCGAATTTCTTGAAACTCTTTAGCCAATCCCCAGTCTTTTGTATAGGATTCCGTCGCCTCATAATTGCTATCCACCACCCGCTTGAGCATTTCTAAAGAACCAAAACTGGTAATATATTCGTTGGTGGGAGATTGTTGGTGAAATTGGGCGATTTGGGTGCCTAAATTTTCTAAATCCTGCACCGTCAATTTCCCTTGCTCAAAACAGGTGAGCCACAAATCCTGTTCGTTGAATTGCCGCATCTTAACCGCATATTCCACGATTTCCCCATCATTGCCCAACCCGTATTCCCCCTGGTTATTAACAGCAATGGGCAGGACTTCTAAATATAATTCCGGGGCTAACCGTTGATTTAATCGTAATTCCTCATAGCAAAAGGTGCGGCGTTTTTCCAGGGTAGAAAAATCTAAAAACCCAAAATTCGCCGGTTTTTTCACCTTGTAGGCATAATCCCCGGTCAAAATCACCCAGGAAATATGGGTTTGCTTGAGGCTGATTGCCCGCACCGGATGGGGATAAAATGCCGCCCGTTGCATCTGTTGGATCAAAGGGGAGAGCGTCTCAGCCATGCACCACCAACACCGCACAGGGCGCATCCGCCACGACCTGGGCACTCACGGACTGCCGCAAAATCCGCTCCACCCCCGTCAACCCCCGACTGCCGATGAGAATTAACTCTGCCCCCGTCGCCGCCGCCCAACCTACAATCTCCTCTGCCGGGTCGCCTGTTAGTATTTTTATACTACAATCGCAGGATACCATTTGCTGACACCATGCCAAACAGGGGGTCAAATCCGGTTCCGGGTGGGGCACATCTGCCGGGCTGTCGGCGGGAATGGGTGGTCGTACATACACCAACTGTACCTGGGTAACCTGGCTCACCTGGAGCCAACCCAAGGCTTGCAGTACCTTTTGGGCGGTACTCCCACCATCCACAGCCACTAAAATCGTTTTCAACATCAGGGTTTCAAGCGTAGGCGCACCGATTCTGCATGGGAATGCAAGCCTTCGGTTTCCGCTAACACTACCACAGCTTCTCCCAATTGGTGCAAGGCGGCCAAGGAAGCGGAGACAATACTGGTGGATTTCAGAAAGGTCTCTACCCCCAGGGCAGAACTGTAGCGCGCCGCCCCGCCGGTCGGGAGGGTGTGGTTGGGCCCCGCCAGGTAATCCCCCAGGGCTTCCGGGGTGTGATGGCCCAGGAAAATCGCCCCCGCATGGCGAATCTGGGGGAGCAGTTCCCAGGGTTCCGCCACCGCCAACTCCAGATGCTCCGGGGCAAAGTCATTCGCCAGTTCCGCCGCCTGCGCCAGGGATTCCACCACCACCACCAGCCCGTAATGGGCAATGGATTTTTCCGTCAACAGCTTGCGGGGATGCGCCTCTAATTGGACGGCTACCTGCTGGACAACCGCCTGGGCCAGGGTGCTATCGGTGGTGAGCAAAATCGCCGCCGCCAAAGGGTCATGCTCCGCCTGGGCCAGCAAATCGGCGGCCACCTGGGGGGCCTGTGCCGTTTCATCCGCAATGATCAGTACCTCCGAGGGCCCCGCCAAAGCGTCAATCCCCACCCGGCCATAGACCTGTTTTTTCGCCAAAGTTACATACACATTTCCCGGCCCGGTGATCACATCCACCCGGGGGATCGTCTGCGTCCCAAAGGCCAACGCCCCAATCGCCTGCGCCCCGCCGATGCGGTAAATTTCCTGCACCCCACATTCCTGGGCCGCCACCAATACCGCTGGATGCACCGCCCCTTCGGCCCCCGGCGGCGTGACCATCACCACCCGTTCCACCCCCGCCACCTTCGCTGGAATACAGTTCATCAACACCGTGCTGGGATAGGCCGCCCGCCCCCCCGGCACATACACCCCCGCCCGGTCCACCGCCGTATAACGCTTGCCCAAAACCATCCCATCCGGGGCAAACTGCACCCAGGTCTGGGGCACCCGTTGCTGGTGAAATTCCGTAATGCGTTTGTGCGCCAAGCGAATCGCCGCCAACAATTCCGGGGACACCTGCTGGTAGGCGGCATCCAACTGGGAACCGGAGACCAAAAAATCCGCCGGGGTGAACTCCTGCTGGTCAAACTGGCGGGTATAGTCCACCAAAGCCTGATCCCCCCGTTGCTGTACCTGGGCGAGAATCTCCCGCACCTGTTCAGCCTGCGCCTGGGTATCCGTCAACCGCTGGCTAATTCGCCCCAACTCGGCTTTGGCCTCTGTCCCCTGGGTGACAACACGTAGCATCATCGGGTTGACCCCCACTTCATGTCTTTACCCTGTTGTAGCTTAATCTGACCGCCATTCAGGGCACTTGGTTAAGTCCTGTTAAGAATTTTCCCACCTGCCGCCGGGAGTGTTGACGAACTGATTTTAGATGCTCTATATTTATAAAGCACTTGTGTTGTCGGACGAGTGCCATGATCCTACCGCTGTCCGGGTTGTTGCTGGGGTAATTTGTGTGGCTAACATCAAATCTGCCATTAAACGGGTCAAAATTGCCGAGCGTAATCGGTTACGCAACAAAGCTTATAAGTCCACGGTCAAAACCTTAATCAAGAAATGTCTGCTCGCCGTCCAGGCTGGGGATGTCGCTCAGGGGGAGGTTGCCCTGCGGTTCGCCTACAGCAAAATTGACAAGGCGGTGAAACGGGGGGTTCTGCATCCCAACAACGGTGCCCGTAAAAAAGCTCGCCTCGCCCGCAAATTGAAGCAGTTGGAAGCCCAAGCCCAGACCGTTGCCCCTTCGGCTTAGTTGCCATGCCCCCCTTGGTGGATACCCATGTGCATCTCAACTTTCGGGACTTCGCCGGGGAGGAGGGGGAGGTACGGCGGCGTTGGCAAAAGGCAGGGGTGGTGGGGCTGGTGCATTCCTGCGTGACCCCGGCGGAATTTCCGGAGATTCAAGCCCTGGTGCGGGAGATGCCGGAATTGAGTTGTGCGGTGGGGTTGCATCCCTTGGAGGCGCATCAATGGGGGCGGGAGGTATGGCAAGCCATCGAGGTGGGGATCGCCCAGGGAGAGCGGGTGGTGGCGGTGGGGGAAACCGGTTTGGACTATTACAAAGCCACCAATCGCAGTCAGCAGGAACGGGCGTTTTGGGAGCAATTACTGCTGGCGCAGGCGCACGGTCTGGCGGTGATCATTCACTGTCGGGAGGCGGCTCTGCCCATGCGGGAACTGTTGGCAAAATTCTGGGCGCAGTGGGGAGCGGTGCGGGGGGTGATGCATTGTTGGGGCGGTACACCGGAGGAAATGCAATGGTTTTTGGACTTGGGGTTTTACATCAGTTTCAGCGGCATTATCACGTTCAAAAATGCCCGGCAACTCCACGCCTGTGCCCCCTTAGTGCCAGCGGAGCGGTTGTTGGTGGAAACGGATTGCCCGTTTTTGGCGCCCGTCCCCCATCGGGGTCAACGCAATGAACCCGCCTATGTCCTACACGTGGCGGAAAAGGTGGCTGTTCTGCGGGGGGAATCCTTAGCCCAGGTGGCGCATCAAACCACCGAAAATGCCCGGAGTTTGTTTCAGTTGCCGGTTGTGGTTGCTTAATGTTGTTCAGGGGATGGTGCCATGAGTCAGTATGATACCTCGTTTTTGTTGCCGGATTTGATTGAAATTCAACGCTCCAGCTTCCGTTGGTTTTTGGAGGAGGGGCTGATTGAGGAATTGAAAAATTTCTCCCCGATTACGGACTACACGGGCAAGATTGAACTGCATT comes from Synechococcus sp. C9 and encodes:
- the hisD gene encoding histidinol dehydrogenase encodes the protein MLRVVTQGTEAKAELGRISQRLTDTQAQAEQVREILAQVQQRGDQALVDYTRQFDQQEFTPADFLVSGSQLDAAYQQVSPELLAAIRLAHKRITEFHQQRVPQTWVQFAPDGMVLGKRYTAVDRAGVYVPGGRAAYPSTVLMNCIPAKVAGVERVVMVTPPGAEGAVHPAVLVAAQECGVQEIYRIGGAQAIGALAFGTQTIPRVDVITGPGNVYVTLAKKQVYGRVGIDALAGPSEVLIIADETAQAPQVAADLLAQAEHDPLAAAILLTTDSTLAQAVVQQVAVQLEAHPRKLLTEKSIAHYGLVVVVESLAQAAELANDFAPEHLELAVAEPWELLPQIRHAGAIFLGHHTPEALGDYLAGPNHTLPTGGAARYSSALGVETFLKSTSIVSASLAALHQLGEAVVVLAETEGLHSHAESVRLRLKP
- a CDS encoding bifunctional aminoglycoside phosphotransferase/ATP-binding protein encodes the protein MAETLSPLIQQMQRAAFYPHPVRAISLKQTHISWVILTGDYAYKVKKPANFGFLDFSTLEKRRTFCYEELRLNQRLAPELYLEVLPIAVNNQGEYGLGNDGEIVEYAVKMRQFNEQDLWLTCFEQGKLTVQDLENLGTQIAQFHQQSPTNEYITSFGSLEMLKRVVDSNYEATESYTKDWGLAKEFQEIREFTDTYLTQHRDWFIERQNLGKIRECHGDLHLGNICFFEGRACVFDCIEFNEEFRLTDTVYDVAFLVMDLEFRGRRDLAYAFLNRYLELTGDYLAARLLPFYCSIRAYIRAKVNSFLASDAGAPASLRESAKTTAIRYYQFAWHYSQWLTPRLWVMAGLSGAGKSTVARYLSQTYGAIHIRSDAVRKHLAGIDLHEKGGAELYTPAMTERTYEELLRVALALLSEGQSVVLDAKYDRVHLRQEVLKKVENLTVFVRIIHVQAPVEVLRERLRLRTGDIADATADLLTQQLQQWEPFTPAELPLVTTVDTTLDSSVWQAQLSGSLT
- a CDS encoding TatD family hydrolase is translated as MPPLVDTHVHLNFRDFAGEEGEVRRRWQKAGVVGLVHSCVTPAEFPEIQALVREMPELSCAVGLHPLEAHQWGREVWQAIEVGIAQGERVVAVGETGLDYYKATNRSQQERAFWEQLLLAQAHGLAVIIHCREAALPMRELLAKFWAQWGAVRGVMHCWGGTPEEMQWFLDLGFYISFSGIITFKNARQLHACAPLVPAERLLVETDCPFLAPVPHRGQRNEPAYVLHVAEKVAVLRGESLAQVAHQTTENARSLFQLPVVVA
- a CDS encoding universal stress protein, which produces MLKTILVAVDGGSTAQKVLQALGWLQVSQVTQVQLVYVRPPIPADSPADVPHPEPDLTPCLAWCQQMVSCDCSIKILTGDPAEEIVGWAAATGAELILIGSRGLTGVERILRQSVSAQVVADAPCAVLVVHG
- the rpsT gene encoding 30S ribosomal protein S20, which produces MANIKSAIKRVKIAERNRLRNKAYKSTVKTLIKKCLLAVQAGDVAQGEVALRFAYSKIDKAVKRGVLHPNNGARKKARLARKLKQLEAQAQTVAPSA